From the Pseudomonas baltica genome, one window contains:
- a CDS encoding cupin domain-containing protein: MDVGERLQAIRKLKGLSQRELAKRAGVTNSTISMIEKNSVSPSISSLRKVLSGIPMSMVEFFSEELQPENPTQVVYKANELIDISDGAVTMKLVGRAHPSRAIAFLNEIYPPGADTGDEMLTHEGEETGIVVEGRLELVVGLETFVLEVGDSYYFESSRPHRFRNPFDAPARLISAATPANF; the protein is encoded by the coding sequence TTGGACGTCGGTGAACGACTGCAAGCCATCCGCAAACTCAAGGGGCTGTCTCAGCGTGAGCTCGCCAAACGCGCGGGTGTCACCAACAGCACCATCTCGATGATCGAGAAGAACAGTGTCAGCCCCTCGATCAGTTCGTTGAGGAAGGTGCTCAGCGGTATTCCGATGTCCATGGTCGAGTTCTTTTCCGAAGAGCTGCAACCGGAAAACCCCACTCAGGTGGTCTACAAGGCCAACGAGCTGATCGATATTTCCGATGGCGCGGTGACCATGAAGCTGGTCGGTCGCGCCCATCCCAGCCGTGCCATTGCCTTCCTCAACGAAATCTATCCACCGGGCGCCGATACCGGCGACGAGATGCTGACCCACGAAGGCGAGGAGACCGGCATTGTGGTCGAAGGCCGCCTGGAACTGGTGGTGGGCCTGGAGACCTTCGTGCTGGAGGTGGGCGACAGCTATTACTTCGAGAGCAGTCGGCCGCATCGGTTTCGCAATCCCTTCGATGCCCCGGCGCGGTTGATCAGCGCGGCGACGCCTGCGAATTTCTGA
- a CDS encoding Lrp/AsnC ligand binding domain-containing protein, with protein sequence MRTQHQSKRELDKIDRNILRLLQADGRLSFTELGEKVGLSTTPCTERVRRLEREGIIMGYYARLNPQHLKGSLLVFVEISLDYKSGDTFEEFRRAVLKLPHVLECHLVSGDFDYLVKARISEMASYRKLLGDILLKLPHVRESKSYIVMEEVKESLNLPIPD encoded by the coding sequence ATGCGCACCCAGCATCAGAGCAAGCGTGAACTGGACAAGATCGACCGTAATATTCTGCGCTTGCTTCAGGCCGATGGGCGCTTGTCGTTTACCGAATTAGGGGAGAAGGTCGGCCTGTCGACCACCCCGTGCACCGAGCGGGTCCGCCGCCTGGAGCGCGAGGGGATCATCATGGGCTATTACGCCCGGCTCAACCCGCAACACCTGAAGGGTAGCCTATTGGTGTTCGTCGAGATCAGCCTCGACTACAAATCCGGGGACACTTTTGAAGAATTTCGCCGAGCGGTGCTCAAATTGCCCCACGTGCTGGAGTGCCACTTGGTGTCGGGCGACTTCGATTACCTGGTCAAGGCGCGGATTTCCGAGATGGCGTCCTACCGCAAGTTGCTCGGCGATATCCTGCTCAAGCTGCCTCATGTGCGTGAATCCAAGAGCTATATCGTCATGGAAGAAGTGAAAGAGAGCTTGAATCTGCCGATTCCGGATTGA
- the dadA gene encoding D-amino acid dehydrogenase, giving the protein MRVLVLGSGVIGTVTAYYLAREGFDVVVVDRQPAVAMETSFANAGQVSPGYASPWAAPGVPLKAIKWLLERHAPLAIKATASVDQYLWMAQMLRNCTASRYAVNKERMVRLSEYSRDCLDELRAETGIAYEGRTLGTTQLFRTQAQLDNAAKDIAVLEQSGVPYELLDRAGIARVEPALAGVTNILAGALRLPNDQTGDCQMFTTRLAEMAKAMGVEFRFGQNIERLDFAGDRVNGVWIDGQLETADRYVLALGSYSPQLLKPLGIRAPVYPLKGYSLTIPVTNSAMAPTSTILDETYKVAITRFDNRIRVGGMAEIAGFDLSLNPRRRETLEMIVNDLYPQGGDLGAASFWTGLRPTTPDGTPIVGATPMKNLFLNTGHGTLGWTMACGSGRLLADLIARKTPQISAKGLDISRYSKHQETAEHVNPAPAHQ; this is encoded by the coding sequence ATGCGAGTTCTGGTGCTTGGCAGCGGTGTGATCGGTACCGTCACTGCCTACTATCTGGCCCGTGAAGGCTTCGACGTGGTGGTGGTGGATCGCCAGCCTGCGGTTGCCATGGAAACCAGTTTCGCCAATGCCGGGCAGGTATCGCCCGGCTACGCCTCACCCTGGGCCGCGCCCGGTGTGCCGCTCAAGGCCATCAAGTGGCTGCTCGAGCGCCACGCCCCGTTGGCCATCAAGGCCACCGCCAGCGTCGATCAATATCTGTGGATGGCGCAGATGCTGCGCAATTGCACCGCCAGCCGCTATGCAGTCAACAAAGAGCGCATGGTGCGGCTGTCCGAGTACAGCCGCGATTGTCTCGATGAGCTGCGCGCCGAAACCGGCATCGCCTATGAAGGTCGGACCCTGGGCACCACCCAACTGTTCCGTACCCAGGCGCAACTGGACAACGCGGCCAAGGACATCGCCGTGCTGGAGCAGTCCGGCGTGCCCTACGAGTTGCTCGACCGCGCCGGCATCGCCCGGGTCGAGCCGGCGCTGGCCGGTGTCACCAACATCCTTGCCGGTGCCCTGCGCCTACCCAACGACCAGACTGGCGACTGCCAGATGTTCACCACCCGCCTGGCAGAAATGGCCAAGGCCATGGGCGTGGAATTCCGCTTCGGGCAGAACATCGAGCGTCTGGATTTCGCCGGTGACCGGGTCAATGGCGTGTGGATCGACGGCCAGCTGGAAACCGCCGACCGTTACGTGCTGGCGCTGGGCAGCTATTCGCCGCAGTTGCTCAAGCCGCTGGGCATTCGCGCGCCGGTCTATCCGCTCAAGGGCTATTCGCTGACGATACCGGTCACCAACAGCGCCATGGCGCCGACCTCGACGATCCTCGACGAAACCTACAAGGTGGCGATCACCCGTTTCGACAATCGCATCCGCGTCGGCGGCATGGCCGAAATCGCTGGATTCGATCTGTCGCTCAACCCGCGTCGCCGGGAAACGCTGGAGATGATCGTCAACGACCTTTATCCTCAGGGCGGCGACCTCGGCGCGGCCAGTTTCTGGACCGGGCTGCGGCCGACCACCCCGGACGGCACGCCGATCGTCGGCGCGACGCCTATGAAGAACCTGTTCCTCAACACCGGCCATGGCACCCTCGGCTGGACCATGGCCTGTGGTTCCGGACGCCTGCTGGCTGACCTGATCGCGCGTAAAACACCGCAGATCAGCGCCAAAGGCCTCGATATTTCTCGTTACAGCAAACACCAGGAGACTGCAGAACATGTCAATCCAGCGCCAGCTCACCAATGA
- a CDS encoding RidA family protein translates to MSIQRQLTNERMSQIVSHNGTLYLAGQVGDDMSAGIEQQTRETLANIERLLDLAGTDKTRLLSVTIYLKDIDAHFEGMNSVWDKWLPKGVAPARATVESKLCEPEILVELSVVAALP, encoded by the coding sequence ATGTCAATCCAGCGCCAGCTCACCAATGAGCGCATGAGCCAGATCGTCAGCCACAACGGCACGTTGTACCTCGCCGGTCAGGTCGGTGACGACATGAGCGCCGGGATTGAACAGCAGACCCGCGAGACCTTGGCCAACATCGAGCGTCTGCTTGATCTGGCAGGGACCGACAAGACGCGCCTGTTGTCCGTGACGATCTATCTGAAGGACATCGACGCGCATTTCGAAGGCATGAACAGCGTATGGGACAAGTGGCTGCCCAAAGGAGTGGCGCCTGCCCGCGCGACGGTGGAGTCGAAGCTGTGCGAGCCGGAGATTCTGGTGGAGTTGTCGGTGGTAGCGGCACTGCCTTAA
- a CDS encoding YkgJ family cysteine cluster protein, which produces MSCNLHKIRFLREQIPSFDCVPGCHDCCGPVTTSAEEMARLPRKTAAEQDAALERLDCVHLGPQGCTVYGERPLICRLFGTTPSLPCPRGRGPEEPIDPHAEALIHRLIASTRQVLV; this is translated from the coding sequence ATGAGTTGCAATCTCCACAAGATCCGCTTTTTGCGCGAACAGATCCCCAGCTTCGACTGCGTGCCCGGCTGCCATGATTGCTGCGGCCCGGTGACCACGTCCGCCGAGGAAATGGCGCGCCTGCCGCGCAAGACCGCCGCCGAGCAGGACGCCGCGCTGGAGCGCCTCGACTGCGTGCACCTGGGCCCGCAAGGCTGCACCGTGTATGGCGAGCGCCCGCTGATCTGCCGGCTGTTCGGCACCACGCCGAGCTTGCCGTGCCCGCGTGGCCGGGGCCCCGAGGAGCCAATCGATCCGCACGCCGAGGCTTTGATTCATCGGCTGATCGCGAGTACCCGCCAGGTATTGGTTTAA
- the alr gene encoding alanine racemase codes for MRPARALIDLQALRHNYQLAREISNGARALAVLKADAYGHGAVRCAQALEAEADGFAVACIEEALELRAAGITAPILLLEGFFEASELALIVEHDFWCVVHSLWQLEAIEQTALAKSIVVWLKLDSGMHRVGLHPKDYQAAYQRLLASGKVLRVVLMSHFARADELHSDASSQQVAVFQAAREGLNAEISLRNSPALLGWPQVPSDWVRPGIMLYGATPFEEPQSEAARLQPVMTLESKVICVRELPAGEPIGYGGGFVTDRPMRIGVVAMGYADGYPRVAPTGTPVLVAGQRSRLLGRVSMDMLCIDLTDVPAAGLGSPVELWGKNVLASDVAMQAGTIAYQIFCNLRRVPLVYTGA; via the coding sequence ATGCGTCCCGCCCGAGCCCTTATCGATTTGCAGGCCTTGCGCCACAACTACCAACTGGCCCGCGAAATCAGCAATGGCGCCCGTGCGCTGGCGGTGCTCAAGGCCGATGCCTACGGCCATGGTGCCGTACGCTGTGCCCAGGCGCTGGAAGCCGAGGCCGACGGTTTTGCCGTCGCCTGCATCGAGGAAGCACTGGAACTACGGGCGGCCGGTATCACTGCACCGATCCTGCTGCTGGAGGGCTTCTTCGAAGCCAGCGAGCTGGCGCTTATCGTCGAGCATGATTTCTGGTGCGTGGTGCATTCACTCTGGCAACTCGAAGCCATCGAACAGACTGCCCTGGCCAAGTCTATCGTCGTCTGGCTCAAGCTCGACTCGGGCATGCATCGGGTCGGCCTGCACCCCAAGGACTACCAGGCCGCTTACCAGCGCTTGCTGGCCAGCGGCAAGGTCTTGCGCGTCGTGCTGATGAGCCACTTCGCCCGTGCCGACGAACTGCACAGCGACGCCAGCAGCCAGCAGGTTGCGGTGTTCCAGGCCGCCCGCGAAGGCCTGAATGCCGAGATCAGCCTGCGCAATTCACCGGCCCTGCTCGGCTGGCCACAAGTGCCCAGCGATTGGGTGCGGCCAGGGATCATGCTGTACGGCGCCACGCCCTTCGAGGAGCCACAGAGTGAGGCCGCGCGTCTGCAGCCGGTCATGACCCTGGAGTCGAAAGTGATCTGCGTGCGTGAGTTGCCGGCGGGCGAACCGATCGGCTATGGCGGTGGCTTCGTCACCGATCGGCCTATGCGCATCGGCGTGGTCGCCATGGGCTATGCCGACGGTTATCCGCGCGTGGCGCCGACCGGTACACCGGTGCTGGTGGCCGGGCAGCGCAGCCGTCTGTTGGGCCGAGTGTCGATGGACATGCTGTGCATCGATCTGACCGACGTGCCCGCCGCCGGGCTGGGCAGCCCCGTAGAGTTATGGGGCAAAAACGTACTGGCCAGCGACGTAGCGATGCAGGCCGGGACCATCGCCTATCAGATATTCTGCAATCTGCGCCGGGTGCCATTGGTCTACACCGGCGCATAG